Within Micromonospora narathiwatensis, the genomic segment CGCAGCCGAGGCCCGGCCTGCCGACCTGGCCGACTGGCTACGAGGACACTGGCTGATCGAGGCCCTGCACTACCTGCGTGACGTCACCTTCGGCGAGGACGCCAGCCAGGTCCGCACCGGCAACGCCCCACAAGCTATGGCCGCCCTCCGCAACACCGTGATCAGCCTGCTCCGGATGGCCGGCGTCACCAACGTCGCCAAAGCCCTACGCCACAACAGCCGAAACCCGGACCGGCCACTACAACTCCTCGGAATCACCTGAACCGCTCAAATCCCTACCTTGCAGAAGCCCTGGACTGGGGGCGGGGCGGGATTCGCCATCGGCGTCGACAAGGGCCGATTCTCCACTCATCATTGGCGCAGTGACCGGAGTGCTACCAGCAGCCGGGCGGCCAGCTCGGCCGACACTTCGCCGGGATACCGCCGGAGGTCGCGAGTGGAGATGGACTCGTCGGCGGCTAAGCGCACATTTGGCGGGCTGCTGAGTCCCATCGTCGCGTTTTGCCGGGGTAGGTCGCGGACCCGCCCCACCGTGAGCATCATCGCCGGCTCGGCACCGACCGCTGGCGCATACTGACCTACGTCCGGCACATTCAAGGCCATCAGGGTCGCCAGCATGCCGGTCAGCCGCTCAACGAGGTCGTCGTCATCGAGCACAGCCCCCAAGGAGTCATGGGGCAGGGGACGCCACGCGGAGCGCTGCCCGAGCCGGTCCACGACAAGGCCGGCTGGCCCGTCGGCGTACCGGACCGCGGTGGCCCAGGCGGCCCGGTCGTCGGAGTCGATCCGCAGCTCCTGGCCGGCGGTGAAGAGGCCCGAACGGCGGCCGGCGGCGGCTAACTCAACGCCGAGGGCGGTGATCCGGCGGACGGGCACACGGGCAGCGTCGCCGATCGGCATGAGATGCAGCTCTAGGGCGCTGCGCTCGATCGCACCACTGTGGCCGCTGCGGTCGGTGCGCCATACGATGTCGACCGTCTGCGGCAGGGGACGCCAGGCGGGACCGTCCGTCGGCTGCTCAGCCACCGCAGCAGTGGGCAGGCCCGGGTGGAGGTAGACGTTTCCGTCCATGGCGCCGGCTGCCAGCCCGCCGTAGGAGACGATGTTCTGCTGCTTAGGCGCTGGCGAGGGTGCGCCGGTCGACGTCGATCCGGCCGGTACCCGATCGGCGAGTGCAGCGGCGAATGCGGCGGCGCCGACCATGGCGTTCGCTTGGTGGCCGCCGGCGTCGGTGACGTACTTGTTGCCGTCCGCCCGGTCACTGATGCCGCGGATAGTGAGCGTCGGCAACGAGCGGTTCATCTGGCCAGCCCGCGCGGCGCCCGCACTCTCCATCTCGATGGCGGCCGAGTCGGCGTAGTGGCGGTCCAGCTGCTCACGGAGAGGATGCGTTGCCGAGTTGAGTACCACCTCACCGGCGGCGATAGGGCGGAAGTACAACTTGGGATCCGCTGCAGCGGGCAGGCTGGTCCGCCACATGCCGGTTCGGTCCAGTTGGTGGGCGATCTGCTCAAGCGCGTGCGGGGGGAACCATGCCTCGGGAGTGGCGTGGAAGCCTTGGTTGTCGGCGCGTCCGCCGTGGTAGGCGTACACCTTGCGGCCGAAGATGACATCGCCTAGCGCGAGATCGTCGTGTAGTGCCCCGGCGATGCCGACGAAGAACAGCGCCTGCGGATGGAACGTCGCGATCGCCCGCTCGGCCACCACCGCGGCGTTGGTGTTGCCGGCGCCGGTGAGGCCGACAGCTACCCGGCAGGACGATTGCCGTAGCCGGCCAACCTCGAACAAGGTGCCGGCCGGGTGCGGTGCCTCGGTGACGTCGGTCAGGTGCGCGACGACCGCCTTGTACTCCACGTCGAGGGCCGTCAGGATAACGACCCGCACCTCCGCGTCCGGCAAGCTCATGTATGAACGCTCCGATCGTACGAGTAGATGGCGGGATCAAGCGTACGGCGGCGGGATGGCACCAACCCCGTGAGGCGAGTGGGATGACGTGTGCTGGATCAAGGAGTAGGCGCCGAGAACGGGCTCGCCCGCGGAGTCATCGGGGCTGAGTTGCACCTCTTCGGCGGGAGCGTACCGGTATGTTGCTCTCCGCTTGGCGGCGAGCGCAGATGTCGTGGGACGAGTAGCTCCGCGAGTCGCCCAGCCTTCTATGAACGCCCGGCGCGGGGCCTGCCGTTCACCGGCCGGGCGCTGAGGTTGACGACTGGCAAGGCTGGTGCGACAGTGCCGATCCCCGTGGCGGCGCGCTGCTGCAGGGTCCTGGCGGACAGTGCAACCGGACTCCCGGCGGGGCGGCCGCGCCTGCAGCAGCCGCAATGTTAGCTAGTGGTAAGGGCGGACCTCACTCGCGTGGAAGCGAAGAAACGATCGGGCTGTGCCGTTCTACGTCTGGTCGAGCCGGTGCCGGACCTTGCGGGCTTCCGCGAGGTCCCGTTCGGTGGTCGCGGTGGCCGGCAGGCCGGCCAGGATGTCGATCGCCTCGTCTGCCAGGTCCTGAGCCTCGGCCACGACACCGGAGCCCGCGGCGGCGATCAGAGATTGGGCCAGCTCCTGGGCGTGAGCGGCTGGATTGGCGACTGCCAGGCGTCGGCGGATACGGACCGATTCTTCGTATGCGTGCTGGGCCTCGTCACCTCGTCCCGCATCGGCCAGCCGGTTGCCGAGGTTCAGTAACACCCGGGCGATGTGCCGGTCCTGGCCGAGGCGGCGGTAGATCGCCGCGGATTCCTCGGTCGACGCCAGCGCTTCGGTGTGGCGGCCCAGCCGGGCGAGCACGTTGCCGTGGTTGTTCAGCACCCCGGCGAGGCTCGGCAGAAACGCGGTCTCATTGCGCTGCACAAGCCTGCGCCGCAGCGAGACCGCTTCCTCGAGGGCGGCGCAGGCGTCCGCCACGCGGTCGACTTCGGCGAGCCGGCTGCCGAGGTTGTTCAAGGCGGTCGCCAAATCGGGCAGGTGCCGTGCCGGGTCGACCGCCGCCAGGTCCCGATAGATCACTGCGGCTTCCTCGACGGCGGCCAGCGCGCCGTCGAGGTCGCCGAGATGCACCCGCAGCAGACCAAGGTTGGTCAATGACGAGGCGACGTCCGGAAGCAGCCGCCGATCGCCTTCGGCCAGCTCCCGCCGGATGCCAAGAGACTCGCTGGCAGGCCCCGTGGCGGCCTCGTGCTCACCCAGTTCGCTGAGCAGCAAACCGTATGTGTTCAGCGCGAGCGCCAGCTTCGCCCGCTGACCCGGGTCGGCCTCGGCGAAGCGGCGCCGTAGCGCCACTGCCTCCTCGGCGGCCTCGCGGGCAAGGTGCTGGCGCCCGAGCTCGGACTGCGTCACACAGATGTTGTTCAAAGCGGCGGCGAGCAACGGCAGCCACCTGTCGGCGTCCCCGGCCTCGGCGGCCCGCCGATATTCGCCAGCTGCCGCCATGGTCGCCTCGAGCGCCTCCAGGTGCCGGCCGGCGTTTGCCAAGCGCCATCCGTGCAGTCCGTGGTATTGGCCCCGGCGGCCGGGATCGTCGGTGGCGGCCAGCCGGTGGACCGTCAACCTGGTGTTCACCGCCGCCGCGCCGATATCGAAGTCAACATGCCGTTCGGCGGGCAAAAACTGCTCGGCTGCCCTCAACGCGTTCATATCGACGTCCGGAAGCTCGCTGACTGCGGTCATGGCCGCGCTACCCGCAGTGACCAGCAACCGGGGATTGCGGCGCAAGTTCGGGTAGAGATGTCCCACACCGACGTGCGGCCAGCGTTCAGCGGCGGCCGCCATGAACGTGACCGCTCGGGCCGGACTCAACCCGGGTACGGAACCGAGCGCGTTGAGGATCTCCCCGGTGAAGTCAGCGCTCCACGAGGCTGCGGGGTAGTCCGAGGTATGGCCGGGCAGGGTGAGGGCGATGAAGTCCTCGGCGAGCCGGTCTGGATACAGCGGTTCGAGGAAGGTCTGAGCGTCTGGTGCCGGGTAGCAGACGGCGTGGTCGGCGAGCAGGCCGTCGGCGCCGGCGGACAGCTTGAGCCGGGTAACGAGATCCTTACCGACCTCCGGTGGCACGGCGCCGCTGAGCGCGGCGAGAAAGACCATACGGCGCATCGTTTCCGGTGCCGTGCCGATCGTCGGCGTACCGCGCTTGTGCTCGTGGAGTTGGTGCCAGTTGAGCTGCTCGCGGTCGATGAGGTAGACGGTCATCCCGGCTAGGTCGGTGGGCGCGGTTCGCCCGCTGACCGCCGCGTCCACCGCGACCAGCGCTGCCATGTGCACTGCGAGGGTAAGTCCCATCTTCGGGCCGGTGAGCGGTCCTGGGGGCGTGATGGTTTCGGCGTCGGTGACCTCGTAGCGGGCGGCGAAGCTGTCGCGGGCCGTCTCGAAGATGAACGTCCGGCCGCTCGGCTCGTCCGGCAGGGGAGACAGCGCGGTGCTGGCGTGGTCTGCCATGTGGTTGGCCAGGGTTGCCCGAATCGCCGGCCACTGCTCGGCGCTGCGCGCGATCAGCAGGATCCGGGCGGGCACGTCCCGCCGGTGCAGCAGGGAGTTGCTGAACAGCCAGGTGAGGTGGCTCAGCGGCCAGCGGTCGGCGTAGTCGACCACGAGCAGCACGCCGGCGTGCTGGGCCGGGTCGAGGTCCTCGCGGCTGGGAGCGGGCAGGACCGTGCCCAAGCCGTGCAGGGCCTGCACCACCAGCCAACCGTCCGTCCGGGCCTCCTCGGCGAAGCGAGCCGCGAGTCGGGTCTTGCCCTGTCCGCCCGGGCCGTACAGCCAATGGGCGGACAACCGGGTGGGGGAGCGGCGCCACCGGTGCAGCGTCTCCCGCTCAGCGGCGCGTCCGCAGAACGGCACCACCTCGTGCCGGGCGTTCAGCATCCGGCTCGGTGACTGCCGTAGCCAGGCCGGGTCGGCCACCGCGGTTTCCGAGGGCCAGCGCTGCAGCAGGTAGACCGGGGTGCCGTCACCGAAGATGTGCAGGTCGGCGCCGATCACGCCGTACGCCGCTCCAGCGACCGCCGCGATGCTCTGCCGGGGTACGGGCTGCTGCTCAGTCATCCTCGTCCCTGAGGGTTCAGACCCGGGCAGGAGTCCAGCGTGGTGCGGCAGACGGCCAACTCCCGGTCCGTGTATGCCAGGAACAGCACCCGCTCGGGTGCCGGCCCCGCCGATCGGGCAAGGTAGTCGACCGCAGCCAGTAGCAGCGTACGGGCGATGGCTTCCAGATCGCCGCCCGCGCTGCCCGCACCGATCAGCGGAAACAGGACGCTGGCCGCCGGCTCGAGTCGGGTGCCGTCGTGCCGCACCGGGTTTGCTGCCGCGGTCAACCCCCGGACCACCGCTCCGTCGAGGTCGCGGATCGGCCGATAACCCTCGCCCGGCTCACCTTCGACCGCAGCCATGTGGATCACAAACTTGACGCCGTGACTACGAGTGAGCTCACCCGCGGAAGTGACAATGGCGATACCGGGGGTGACCGGCCGGCGGTCTCTCACCGCCAGCGCCAGATCATCCGCGACCAGGTCGGCCAAGACCCGGCCGGTGCTGTCCCGGGCGGCCCCTTCGTAGCGGATGATGCCAGAGGTCGAGAAGTCGTGGATGCGGGCCATCATCATGTCGGTGTTCTCCGAGTTGACCCAGGCGTCGATATCGTGGACGCGCCGGATATCGCCGGTCACGATCCCGATCAAACGTCTGCCCTGCCCAGCGCTGTTCCGCACCCGGTACCAGTGGGTCTCCTGGCGCTCCAGTGGGACCGGCTTCGCCGCGGCCTTTTCGGTCTTTCCGGCCTTTCGGGCTGCCGCGGCCTCGCGCTGATCGCGTTCCGCCGCGCGGTTACCAGCGCGCAGGGCGGCAGTCCACACCAAGATCACAAACGCGCCGGCGCCGCCGAGTGTCACACCGAACAAGGTGCCGTCCGACGTGGTCGCCGGGAACGCCGAGAAGGTGACGAGAGTGGCGGTCAGGGCGGCGCAGAGCCAGACGAAGACGAAGAGGGTGTGCCGGATGCCGGTGGCGGACGGGCGTGTCGCCCACCAGAAGCCCACCAAGCACAGTGCCAGGAAAATGCCGGCGGCGATGTTGACGACCAATGAGGACCCCCACTTCAGGCCACGGCGCTTCAATGTATCCGTCCGGTCACGCGGTGAGAAGAGATGAACCGGGCGGTGAGTATGGGTCCGGCCAGGTGATGCCTGTTGAGGAGGGCCTCGATTGCTGGTGATGGCGTGGGTAGCGGGACGGGGTGGGACCCTAACGCCGTCCGTGGTCCGGCCCCCCGTTTACCCCCGGAAAACCCTAGACTGCGGTTGACAAACAGTGACGAAAGGCGGTCATCGCTGGGTCGCTGCCAGTGCAGCTCAGTGCCCATTTTTGACAGCCAACGACAAGGCTGGGGTGGCTACCGTCGGTAACAAGGGGTTTTGACGACCAATGACAAGCGCTGACGAGGGGTCGACAAGAGGCTTTTCTGGATTCAAATCCCCTCCTTCGCCACCACGACTGCCTCGGCAACTACCGCGCCGTTACGCTGGCCGGTACGTAGTGGAGGAGCGAGACGAGGGTCTGGAGCCTGGGCGCCTCGCGGGGCTGCGCGGACGCCTGCCGTACCGCCTGCCGGGCGCACTCAGCTGACTCCTTTGATCCGGACCGGTGAGGTTCCAGCGAAGATGACGACGGTCTCACAAGCTGCGCACTACATCGGCTCGTGGATGAAGTCGACCCCGAACACCTGCCCTGCCTTGTCATACTCGGAGACGGTCGGGTCCGTTGAGTAGACAGCGAGCACGGAAGCCGGATCGGCCGCGACGTCCCTACGCGGCCAGATGGAGAACGATGTCGGTGGGCGCGTACCCGGCCGGGGTGGACCGGGCGGTCTAGGTGTCTTCAGGTAGCTGAGTTCGCGCCGGACTCCGAGTGCCGCCCGCATCATGTGCTTCTGGAATGCAGTGTTCTTGCACTCTACGGCCATCCGGACAAGGTCGTGGGGAGGGTAGCCCGACTTGATGCCAGCCGGGAGGATCACGATGTCGAGTTCATGGCAGTCGCCCCGCTGCGGGGGCAACTCACCTCGGCGGAGGTGGTGGCTCAACGTCAGAATCTCGATGTCGGTCCAGACCTCCAACAGCGGCTGGCCCCGTTGACGCAGCTCAAAGTGCGCGAACGAACGATCGATGGGTCCGCCTGATGAGCGAAGTCGCATTTTGTCTGAGCCGACGAGGATGACCTCGTATCGCTCGTGAGTCCGTAGGTTCTCCAGGATCACGCTGAGGACCCACGCTTCGTAGAGCTTCCCGGGGGTCATGCTGAGTGTGAGACCGCCTGCGGCGGATGTGGCGGAGGCATGCCGGTAGCGAGCCATGACCGCGTCGATGTGGCAGTGGCGCCAGAACGAGGCCGGCGGGGCGGCTGAGGTCGACAGGCCTTAAACCGGGCGGTGACGCCTGGCTGGCGCAGCGTGAGCATTGGGACTGCGGAGTCCGCGTGACCGAGTGTGAAGGTTGTACCCGTCGCGGTTTGGTGACGGTACGCTGTAGGGGTGACTGAGATGCCGATTCCCGAGGGTGAGCGGCTCGCTGAGGTGGCTCGGGACGCCGCGCGTTCGGGGCAGGTTGTCTATCTGACCGATCGTGGTGAGCGGTTGGCGGCTATCGTCCCGGCCCGTCTGGCGGCGCTGCTGGAACGCGGCGGTGTGGCCGGCGGCCGGCGAGTGTTAGGCGCTCGCGGGGCCGGTCGAAGCGGGCAGCGTGACATCTCCGAACGGATCGAAGAGATCCTTCGTAGTGAGGTGGGACGATAGCACTCGTCGTCGATGCCGGCCCGCTGTATGCCTATGTCGATGCCGATGACCAGCATCATGAGGCGTGCGCGGACCTGCTGGAAACCCATCCCGGCCCGTTGATCGTTCCTACGTTGGTGATCACGGAGGTCGTCTACCTCCTGGCAACTCGCCTTGGGGCTCAGGCTGAACTGCGATTTCTCGGTGACCTGGCCTCAGGCGCGTTCGACATCGAGCCTGTGCATCCGACTGACTGGCTCCGCATAGCTGATCTTGTCGAACGATACGCCGATCTCCCCCTCGGTGCTGTCGATGCATCGGTGGTCGCCTGCGCAGAGCGGCTCGGCATCGATGAGGTTGCCACCGTTGACCGGCGGCACTTCACCATCATCAAGGCAAACCGGCAACTGCTACTGCTGCCCTGAATTGCCGGTCAGCCACTCCGACTGGCTACAGCGGCAAGGCGGAAGGCGATGCGAAGCACGAAGCGCTGCGACGACTCCTTTACTCGGCTGGTTTATGCTTCCAGTGACCTGGGCAAACGTCGTCGAGCATGCCGCTGGGCCACCGGACTACTGGGGTCAAGGGGTCGTCGGTTCAAATCCGGCCGTCCCGACCGGTTGACCTGGGGAGATGAAGATCTTCCCAGGTAACGGCGGTAGCATCCGGTAACGGATGATCTTCGACTGCGGTAACCGTGCCGCGGATTGGCCGTCGTTCCCCTCGCGTTCACCGGCTCTGGCCTGCGGCTTCGCGCTGCTGGCGGATGGGCCGGCATGTTGCTTCCTTGATTTTGCCTCAA encodes:
- a CDS encoding macro domain-containing protein, with translation MVVNIAAGIFLALCLVGFWWATRPSATGIRHTLFVFVWLCAALTATLVTFSAFPATTSDGTLFGVTLGGAGAFVILVWTAALRAGNRAAERDQREAAAARKAGKTEKAAAKPVPLERQETHWYRVRNSAGQGRRLIGIVTGDIRRVHDIDAWVNSENTDMMMARIHDFSTSGIIRYEGAARDSTGRVLADLVADDLALAVRDRRPVTPGIAIVTSAGELTRSHGVKFVIHMAAVEGEPGEGYRPIRDLDGAVVRGLTAAANPVRHDGTRLEPAASVLFPLIGAGSAGGDLEAIARTLLLAAVDYLARSAGPAPERVLFLAYTDRELAVCRTTLDSCPGLNPQGRG
- a CDS encoding type II toxin-antitoxin system VapC family toxin; amino-acid sequence: MALVVDAGPLYAYVDADDQHHEACADLLETHPGPLIVPTLVITEVVYLLATRLGAQAELRFLGDLASGAFDIEPVHPTDWLRIADLVERYADLPLGAVDASVVACAERLGIDEVATVDRRHFTIIKANRQLLLLP
- a CDS encoding tetratricopeptide repeat protein; amino-acid sequence: MTEQQPVPRQSIAAVAGAAYGVIGADLHIFGDGTPVYLLQRWPSETAVADPAWLRQSPSRMLNARHEVVPFCGRAAERETLHRWRRSPTRLSAHWLYGPGGQGKTRLAARFAEEARTDGWLVVQALHGLGTVLPAPSREDLDPAQHAGVLLVVDYADRWPLSHLTWLFSNSLLHRRDVPARILLIARSAEQWPAIRATLANHMADHASTALSPLPDEPSGRTFIFETARDSFAARYEVTDAETITPPGPLTGPKMGLTLAVHMAALVAVDAAVSGRTAPTDLAGMTVYLIDREQLNWHQLHEHKRGTPTIGTAPETMRRMVFLAALSGAVPPEVGKDLVTRLKLSAGADGLLADHAVCYPAPDAQTFLEPLYPDRLAEDFIALTLPGHTSDYPAASWSADFTGEILNALGSVPGLSPARAVTFMAAAAERWPHVGVGHLYPNLRRNPRLLVTAGSAAMTAVSELPDVDMNALRAAEQFLPAERHVDFDIGAAAVNTRLTVHRLAATDDPGRRGQYHGLHGWRLANAGRHLEALEATMAAAGEYRRAAEAGDADRWLPLLAAALNNICVTQSELGRQHLAREAAEEAVALRRRFAEADPGQRAKLALALNTYGLLLSELGEHEAATGPASESLGIRRELAEGDRRLLPDVASSLTNLGLLRVHLGDLDGALAAVEEAAVIYRDLAAVDPARHLPDLATALNNLGSRLAEVDRVADACAALEEAVSLRRRLVQRNETAFLPSLAGVLNNHGNVLARLGRHTEALASTEESAAIYRRLGQDRHIARVLLNLGNRLADAGRGDEAQHAYEESVRIRRRLAVANPAAHAQELAQSLIAAAGSGVVAEAQDLADEAIDILAGLPATATTERDLAEARKVRHRLDQT
- a CDS encoding 5'-methylthioadenosine/S-adenosylhomocysteine nucleosidase, with amino-acid sequence MSLPDAEVRVVILTALDVEYKAVVAHLTDVTEAPHPAGTLFEVGRLRQSSCRVAVGLTGAGNTNAAVVAERAIATFHPQALFFVGIAGALHDDLALGDVIFGRKVYAYHGGRADNQGFHATPEAWFPPHALEQIAHQLDRTGMWRTSLPAAADPKLYFRPIAAGEVVLNSATHPLREQLDRHYADSAAIEMESAGAARAGQMNRSLPTLTIRGISDRADGNKYVTDAGGHQANAMVGAAAFAAALADRVPAGSTSTGAPSPAPKQQNIVSYGGLAAGAMDGNVYLHPGLPTAAVAEQPTDGPAWRPLPQTVDIVWRTDRSGHSGAIERSALELHLMPIGDAARVPVRRITALGVELAAAGRRSGLFTAGQELRIDSDDRAAWATAVRYADGPAGLVVDRLGQRSAWRPLPHDSLGAVLDDDDLVERLTGMLATLMALNVPDVGQYAPAVGAEPAMMLTVGRVRDLPRQNATMGLSSPPNVRLAADESISTRDLRRYPGEVSAELAARLLVALRSLRQ